A stretch of Tigriopus californicus strain San Diego chromosome 11, Tcal_SD_v2.1, whole genome shotgun sequence DNA encodes these proteins:
- the LOC131890186 gene encoding 4-trimethylaminobutyraldehyde dehydrogenase-like codes for MWGASCARGATSSAGWPGMRAIATDVTHGPWNWLAGQRTTPLDALGNWANIEPRSGRVLASIPMSGPQEVDRAVTTAQAAFPAWSRLSGTERGRFLSAAALKMREHLEDIARLDVIDNGKPIWEARLDMETVIGSLEYYGALAASFNGQHVRMPDGSFALVTREPYGVVGGVGAWNYPLQTCTWKAAPALACGNTFVYKPSQFTPITAVILGEILKEVGVPDGVFNVIQGDGSTGALLTQHPGCSKLSFTGSVPTGIKIMQAGAVGVRNVTLELGGKSPLIVFDDANLKNAVKGALMANFLTQGEVCSNGTRVFVQKGIYGKFLHEFVNQAQKMKAGDPLAEDTTIGATINEEHAQKVLGFIERAKKEGVTVECGGERIQLESELANGYYLSPCIITNCTDTMEIAREEVFGSVACVFPFETEDEVIRRANDTPFGLAGGVFTNDLTRAHRVINALEAGTCWINTFNLAPSEVPFGGVKMSGIGRENGTVAMEFYSQMKTIYVEMNDVDCGLLYQD; via the exons ATGTGGGGAGCCTCTTGTGCCCGTGGTGCCACCTCCTCGGCTGGATGGCCGGGCATGCGAGCCATCGCTACCGACGTGACCCATGGACCTTGGAATTGGTTGGCGGGCCAACGAACCACCCCCTTGGACGCCCTCGGGAATTGGGCTAATATTGAGCCTCGAAGTGGACGGGTTTTGGCCTCAATTCCCATGTCCGGACCCCAGGAGGTGGATCGAGCCGTGACCACGGCTCAAGCGGCTTTTCCGGCCTGGTCTCGG TTGAGTGGAACGGAGCGGGGGCGTTTCTTGAGCGCGGCTGCCTTGAAAATGCGAGAGCATCTCGAGGACATTGCTCGGTTGGATGTGATCGACAATGGCAAACCCATTTGGGAAGCTCGGCTCGACATGGAAACCGTGATTGGCTCGCTGGAGTATTACGGGGCTTTGGCTGCGTCTTTTAATG GTCAGCACGTCCGCATGCCCGATGGTTCTTTCGCCTTGGTTACCCGAGAACCTTATGGCGTGGTAGGTGGAGTGGGGGCGTGGAATTATCCGCTGCAGACGTGTACGTGGAAAGCGGCGCCCGCATTAGCCTGCGGCAATACTTTCGTGTATAAACCATCACAATTCACACCCATCACGGCCGTGATCTTGGGCGAG ATTCTCAAAGAGGTGGGCGTGCCGGATGGCGTTTTCAATGTCATTCAGGGCGATGGCTCTACGGGGGCGTTACTAACCCAACATCCGGGTTGTTCCAAGCTCTCATTCACAGGCAGTGTACCCACTGGGATCAAGATCATGCAAGCGG GTGCGGTGGGCGTCCGTAATGTGACGCTCGAATTGGGTGGGAAATCCCCGCTGATTGTGTTTGACGATGCCAATCTGAAGAATGCAGTCAAAGGCGCGCTCATGGCCAATTTTCTCACCCAGGGCGAGGTGTGCTCGAATGGAACTCGTGTGTTCGTCCAAAAAGGCATTTATGGCAAATTTTTGCACGAGTTTGTCAATCAAGCCCAGAAAATGAAGGCTGGTGATCCCCTGGCCGAGGACACCACCATCGGAGCTACCATCAACGAGGAGCATGCTCAAAAGGTCTTAGGTTTTATCGAACGCGCCAAAAAGGAAGGTGTGACCGTCGAATGCGGAGGCGAACGAATCCAATTAGAAA GTGAATTGGCCAATGGATATTACCTCAGCCCTTGCATAATAACAAATTGCACAGACACAATGGAAATTGCTCGAGAGGAAGTATTTGGTTCCGTGGCTTGCGTCTTCCCCTTTGAGACCGAGGATGAAGTCATCCGAAGGGCTAATGATACCCCGTTTGGTTTAGCAG GCGGAGTGTTCACCAATGATTTGACTCGAGCTCATCGTGTGATTAATGCCTTGGAAGCGGGAACATGCTGGATCAATACGTTTAATCTGGCCCCGTCTGAGGTTCCCTTTGGCGGCGTCAAAATGTCTGGAATTGGACGCGAAAATGGAACCGTGGCCATGGAATTTTATTCCCAAATGAAGACCATATATGTGGAAATGAACGATGTTGACTGTGGTCTTCTTTATCAAGACTGA